A single region of the Photobacterium sanguinicancri genome encodes:
- a CDS encoding PAS domain-containing hybrid sensor histidine kinase/response regulator, with amino-acid sequence MMKTLTHQLSWFFIATITSLALYLAFIVTKSHQVEQYQRAYLSLSNNVIKAREELHYFNHQDHKAYDTYSLQLVEAEIKANALYNTLSKNQDNWLNRMVISTDEVIVQAKAINKNISSFVTDLETLLRLKVSNEYSTLTTSLLEEELLDTLKSPEDKLYVSELTLKGALVSLPSPTLQGNTTFQSLQNYISFRERIKAESKNKEKDIMTNGVKEDLAKQNSYWLEEAKTIKLHAFITMLLFALSIAAYFYLQLRERLLQTLDIQHKLSASEKEKSTLALVAEHAQDAIVMTDKEGYTTWVNNSFLSLSGYSFDDVIGKKPGDILQGENTNQAEVARISEALKQGHSIESELINYHKNGTPYWIDIAINPTFDIHGNLQSFIAVERDSTKRKALEQDLASAAKQAEVSNQAKSTFLATMSHELRTPLNGILGMAQIIESNTQDPENHKQIEVLLESGEHLLSLLNDILDFSKIEENKLELECTKFQFNDVINPIAHTYQQICTSKGLGFVIENELSPNATFNGDKSRIRQIIFNLISNAVKFTHQGTISLSFKHTLAANNQQGVTIVVKDSGIGIRQERLANIFDPFTQAESSTTRQYGGTGLGLAIVKQLVEIMNGHISVNSELGKGTEFKVTIALDTSIEKASTQPLISGNTTALADRHISALCEAITPQEHATTDTAQHNTEETHQRREPQVSSADNNQHQKALKILIVEDNKINALVAKTFCQRQGYHASVAENGQVALERLKEESFDLVLMDNHMPVMDGVSATQAIRQELKLPTVIFACTADIFQEAHDNLIQAGANFVLTKPIQEKGFIEAINQHLPTIMENQSSLHITAPRQPDFNVIALTRHTQAAITELAVTEAEINISDLQKIDGNKSINEYLHIFIDSAEQGINSLIIAYGDQNIELIHFFAQSISELADNYSIPRLINLTAEIQQQTGQNHLPKIHLMQQFINLLEVNIHQSSRLIDSKERQQSSDNKSVNSPQQS; translated from the coding sequence ATGATGAAAACACTTACCCATCAACTCAGTTGGTTCTTTATTGCCACCATTACCAGCCTTGCGCTTTATTTGGCCTTCATCGTGACTAAAAGCCACCAAGTCGAACAGTATCAACGTGCTTACTTGTCACTGTCGAATAATGTGATAAAAGCCAGAGAAGAGCTGCATTATTTTAACCATCAAGACCACAAGGCCTACGATACTTACTCGCTACAGCTTGTCGAAGCCGAGATCAAAGCCAATGCGCTTTATAATACATTGAGTAAGAACCAAGATAACTGGCTAAATCGGATGGTGATCAGTACTGACGAAGTCATCGTTCAAGCCAAAGCCATCAATAAGAATATCTCTTCGTTTGTCACCGATCTTGAAACCTTACTGCGTTTAAAAGTGTCGAATGAGTATTCCACATTAACCACCTCATTACTGGAAGAAGAACTATTAGACACCTTAAAGAGTCCTGAAGATAAGCTGTACGTTTCAGAACTGACACTTAAAGGTGCACTTGTATCCCTACCGAGTCCAACATTACAGGGGAATACCACCTTTCAAAGCCTTCAAAATTACATCTCTTTTCGTGAGCGAATTAAAGCAGAGAGCAAAAACAAAGAAAAAGACATTATGACAAATGGGGTAAAAGAAGACCTCGCAAAACAAAATAGCTATTGGCTTGAAGAAGCAAAAACCATCAAGCTACATGCGTTTATCACTATGTTACTGTTTGCTTTAAGTATCGCAGCTTATTTCTATTTACAGCTGCGTGAGCGTTTACTACAGACTTTAGATATCCAACATAAGCTGAGCGCATCTGAAAAAGAAAAATCCACCTTGGCATTAGTGGCAGAGCATGCGCAAGATGCGATTGTGATGACAGACAAAGAAGGCTATACCACGTGGGTGAATAACAGTTTTCTAAGCCTTTCAGGTTACAGTTTTGATGACGTTATTGGTAAAAAACCGGGCGACATCTTACAAGGAGAAAATACCAACCAAGCAGAAGTAGCTCGAATTTCAGAAGCGTTAAAACAAGGGCACTCAATAGAATCTGAGCTGATCAATTACCATAAAAATGGGACTCCATACTGGATTGATATCGCGATTAACCCAACATTTGATATCCACGGCAATCTACAAAGTTTTATCGCGGTAGAGCGCGACAGCACCAAACGAAAAGCCCTAGAGCAAGATCTTGCCTCTGCAGCCAAACAAGCCGAAGTATCTAATCAAGCCAAATCAACATTCCTTGCAACCATGAGCCATGAGTTACGCACCCCACTTAATGGGATTCTAGGTATGGCACAAATAATAGAATCTAACACCCAAGACCCTGAGAACCACAAACAAATTGAAGTATTGTTAGAGTCTGGTGAGCACCTACTCTCACTACTGAATGACATCTTGGATTTCTCTAAAATAGAAGAAAATAAGCTGGAATTAGAATGTACCAAATTTCAATTTAACGATGTTATCAACCCCATAGCCCATACCTACCAACAAATTTGTACCAGTAAAGGGCTAGGGTTCGTCATTGAAAATGAGCTGAGCCCTAACGCAACTTTTAATGGTGATAAGTCACGAATTAGACAGATCATTTTTAACCTTATTAGCAATGCGGTGAAGTTTACTCATCAAGGTACTATTTCTCTGTCGTTCAAACACACCCTAGCGGCTAATAACCAGCAAGGAGTCACTATTGTTGTCAAAGACTCTGGCATCGGGATCCGACAAGAACGCCTCGCGAATATTTTCGACCCCTTTACGCAAGCTGAGTCCTCTACAACCCGCCAATATGGTGGCACAGGGCTGGGTTTGGCAATTGTGAAACAATTAGTTGAAATCATGAATGGGCATATATCTGTTAACAGCGAGTTAGGTAAAGGTACTGAATTTAAGGTAACCATCGCGCTGGACACAAGCATTGAAAAGGCGTCGACTCAACCTCTTATTTCGGGTAATACCACCGCTTTAGCCGATCGCCATATATCGGCACTATGTGAGGCGATCACACCTCAAGAACATGCCACTACTGATACCGCGCAGCATAATACTGAAGAGACTCATCAGCGACGAGAGCCACAAGTGAGCAGCGCTGACAATAATCAGCATCAGAAAGCACTCAAGATATTGATTGTTGAAGATAACAAAATCAACGCGTTAGTTGCTAAAACGTTTTGTCAGCGCCAAGGGTATCACGCAAGTGTTGCTGAAAATGGACAGGTTGCTTTAGAGCGCTTAAAAGAAGAGAGCTTTGATTTAGTGCTTATGGATAACCACATGCCTGTCATGGATGGTGTATCCGCCACCCAAGCCATACGCCAAGAGCTCAAACTCCCCACAGTCATCTTTGCTTGTACTGCCGATATATTCCAAGAAGCACACGATAACTTAATTCAAGCTGGGGCGAATTTCGTATTAACGAAGCCCATTCAAGAAAAAGGGTTTATTGAGGCAATTAACCAACATTTACCCACTATAATGGAGAATCAATCGAGCCTTCACATCACAGCCCCCCGACAGCCAGACTTCAACGTCATTGCACTTACGCGCCATACACAAGCTGCGATCACTGAATTAGCTGTTACAGAGGCAGAAATCAACATTTCAGATCTCCAAAAAATAGATGGCAATAAGAGTATCAACGAATACTTACACATATTCATTGATAGCGCAGAACAAGGCATTAACTCACTTATCATTGCGTACGGTGACCAAAACATCGAGCTGATTCACTTCTTTGCGCAATCCATTAGTGAGTTAGCGGACAACTATTCCATACCCCGTTTGATTAATTTAACCGCAGAGATACAACAACAAACAGGCCAAAATCATCTTCCCAAGATTCACCTGATGCAGCAATTTATTAATTTACTAGAAGTGAATATCCATCAGTCATCTCGGTTAATCGATAGTAAAGAAAGACAACAGAGCTCGGACAATAAGAGTGTCAATTCACCGCAACAATCGTAG
- a CDS encoding hybrid sensor histidine kinase/response regulator, with the protein MSLLNRISIKSRLLVLVILPLGFMTIFAGLEIQSLYKNVNTLNMLNTRVMLLSEASSFLSEAHLAKISMQNETLSPNDNSMSNNLNEKVQKIRLLIPDAFTAPEAKKANVLMDDLADAVSEFSETQQDDLLDWSAWIDETLNGVLTSLEKSPLTINNKKVEQNLGVLYQLNWLSLWSQQENWFIRQLLLMPDIAEDIKPELVSVIQNQQLYIDRFISINADPQQIELLKKTFSDPAFANSYILREGLLGGGVSQDAISVGLKALDERYNLIQFVVGEVSQQLVSEIHTTIASAKVKMGIFTSAILLTLLVLSILGVNLAKRIIQYLGRVINTMSRIEESTDVMVKVEEDGRDEFTVFTKKLNILIDERYHNQAKMVLAKEDAENANVAKSAFLANMSHEIRTPLNGIIGMSSILSDTDLNPSQSEYLQIVETSSQTLLLLINDILDLSKIESGNLVIAPTECNVREVAYDTMSIVMAKASEQNLALKVDIAPDVAALTMIDEHRLRQILMNLMSNAVKFTLSGSVTLSVTQQMKDNGQAAIRFAIIDTGIGIAKDKQDQVFAPFTQEDGSITRQFGGTGLGLAICRQLVELMDGDLALDSEKGKGSTFYFTIDVDIVKAQAPKVASLQNVKTLIVTNEVSYAETLKVQCIEHGLSVDVETVMSNVDRSSNYYDLILFCQGSLIRTIDTIAEIKAVKSPAAVVVCTSHSDEQYDFGTHIDGVISAPLFGRRLVKATSQALKRVQEHHKKIQASLGVVLDEAVSVKDVVLVVEDNLVNQKVASLFLKKAGYDFELANNGQEAVDAITQGKQFKAILMDCMMPVMDGFSATEAIRAWEGQNEKSRLPIIALTASVLDQDIDKCFEAGMDDYVAKPFKKEVLLDKLDKLNEVA; encoded by the coding sequence ATGAGCCTTTTGAATCGGATTTCGATTAAATCGAGGTTGCTCGTTTTAGTCATTTTACCACTTGGTTTTATGACGATTTTTGCAGGATTAGAGATTCAAAGTCTCTATAAAAACGTTAATACGTTAAACATGCTTAATACGCGTGTCATGTTATTGAGTGAGGCTTCTTCCTTTTTGTCTGAAGCACATTTGGCAAAAATAAGTATGCAAAATGAGACATTGAGCCCAAATGACAATTCCATGTCGAACAATCTTAATGAAAAGGTCCAAAAAATACGCTTACTCATTCCAGATGCATTTACAGCACCAGAAGCAAAAAAAGCCAATGTGTTAATGGATGATTTAGCTGATGCTGTTTCGGAGTTTTCAGAGACGCAACAAGATGATTTACTCGATTGGTCGGCATGGATTGATGAGACCCTTAATGGCGTATTGACCAGTTTAGAAAAGTCACCACTGACAATTAATAATAAAAAAGTGGAACAAAACCTTGGTGTTTTATACCAGCTCAACTGGTTATCTTTGTGGTCTCAACAAGAAAATTGGTTTATCCGCCAGTTGCTGCTAATGCCTGATATAGCCGAAGATATTAAACCTGAGCTCGTTAGTGTTATTCAAAATCAGCAACTTTATATTGATCGTTTTATCTCTATTAATGCCGACCCACAGCAAATCGAATTGCTTAAAAAAACATTTTCAGATCCTGCTTTTGCTAATAGCTATATTTTACGGGAAGGCTTACTCGGTGGCGGTGTCTCTCAAGATGCGATTAGTGTCGGGCTGAAAGCTCTGGATGAACGCTATAACTTGATTCAATTCGTTGTTGGCGAAGTGAGTCAGCAGTTAGTGTCTGAAATTCATACAACGATAGCCAGTGCTAAAGTGAAAATGGGTATTTTTACCAGCGCGATTTTACTGACTCTGCTTGTACTCAGTATTCTTGGGGTGAACCTAGCTAAGCGTATTATTCAGTATTTAGGGCGCGTGATTAACACGATGTCGAGAATTGAAGAATCGACTGATGTCATGGTGAAGGTCGAAGAAGATGGGCGTGATGAATTCACTGTTTTTACCAAAAAACTGAATATTCTGATTGATGAGCGATACCATAACCAAGCTAAAATGGTGTTAGCAAAAGAGGACGCTGAAAATGCCAATGTGGCGAAAAGTGCTTTTCTTGCCAATATGTCGCATGAAATTCGAACGCCGCTCAACGGCATCATTGGTATGTCATCAATACTGTCAGATACCGACCTTAATCCTTCCCAGTCTGAATACCTGCAAATTGTAGAAACCTCTTCACAAACCTTACTGTTGTTGATTAACGACATATTGGATCTGTCTAAAATCGAATCGGGTAATCTGGTTATCGCACCGACGGAATGTAACGTGCGTGAGGTGGCTTACGATACTATGTCGATTGTGATGGCAAAAGCTTCTGAGCAGAATCTAGCATTGAAAGTCGATATTGCTCCTGACGTTGCGGCATTAACCATGATAGATGAACACCGTTTACGTCAAATACTGATGAACTTAATGTCGAATGCCGTGAAGTTTACCTTATCGGGCTCGGTGACGTTATCGGTCACCCAGCAGATGAAAGACAACGGTCAAGCTGCTATTCGTTTTGCAATTATCGATACAGGCATTGGTATTGCGAAAGACAAGCAGGACCAAGTTTTTGCACCGTTTACGCAAGAAGATGGTTCTATCACTCGTCAGTTTGGCGGTACGGGCTTAGGGCTGGCGATCTGTCGTCAGCTTGTAGAGTTAATGGATGGCGACTTAGCGCTAGATTCTGAAAAAGGAAAAGGTAGTACTTTCTACTTCACTATTGATGTCGATATTGTAAAGGCACAAGCGCCGAAAGTAGCGAGTTTACAAAATGTGAAGACCCTGATAGTAACTAACGAAGTGAGTTATGCAGAAACACTGAAAGTGCAGTGTATAGAGCATGGCCTTTCCGTGGATGTTGAAACGGTCATGAGCAATGTAGATCGTTCTTCAAATTACTATGATTTGATCCTGTTCTGTCAGGGTTCTCTGATCCGCACTATAGATACCATAGCTGAAATTAAAGCGGTGAAATCACCTGCCGCAGTTGTAGTATGCACCAGCCATAGCGACGAGCAGTATGATTTTGGTACTCACATTGATGGTGTGATTAGTGCGCCATTGTTTGGTCGCCGTTTAGTGAAAGCGACCAGTCAAGCATTGAAAAGAGTGCAAGAGCATCATAAGAAAATTCAAGCTTCACTTGGCGTTGTTCTTGATGAGGCCGTTAGCGTGAAAGATGTGGTGCTGGTGGTTGAAGATAACCTTGTTAATCAGAAAGTCGCATCACTCTTCTTGAAAAAGGCGGGCTACGATTTTGAGTTAGCAAATAATGGTCAAGAGGCCGTCGATGCGATAACGCAAGGTAAGCAGTTTAAGGCCATTTTGATGGACTGCATGATGCCAGTAATGGATGGCTTCTCTGCAACAGAAGCCATTCGTGCTTGGGAAGGTCAAAACGAAAAATCTCGTTTGCCAATTATTGCGTTAACTGCGAGTGTACTCGACCAAGATATTGATAAGTGTTTTGAAGCGGGTATGGATGATTATGTGGCTAAGCCATTCAAGAAAGAAGTATTGTTAGATAAGCTCGATAAACTTAACGAAGTAGCCTAG
- a CDS encoding porin family protein — MNIKYTLLVAAAMPLPLLAAIDITDDFSISGFGSTSIAKSNNTTPLFIHREITDDTCYDCDTIFGIQADYTITEALNASLQVVKRPQDKWSDPEIEWAYLSYEINDLTFNGGRLRLPLFLASEYYYVGQAYTWARPPQEVYDSILGFTFYDGFSLRWETSISDELTASVMPFYGFGRENKTKLGTFELIFETDYMAGLSAELTGFNYRIHSAYMHTKFEQNGAASEKMNIFTLGGEYSLDQWLFMAEVEHDKLQTNWYVSAGYSYDAFTPYITYGQSHDRRYSKSVTAGVRYDVTPQISLNAEWQGVYLPQDRYDQGKDGQFVIPPIALQEDKDVQAYTLMLNFVF; from the coding sequence ATGAACATAAAATATACCCTTCTTGTCGCAGCAGCCATGCCCTTACCTTTACTTGCTGCTATAGATATTACCGATGACTTTTCAATTAGTGGCTTCGGTTCAACCTCAATCGCCAAGTCAAATAACACAACGCCTTTGTTTATTCACCGTGAAATTACGGACGATACTTGTTACGACTGCGACACCATTTTTGGTATCCAAGCAGATTACACAATAACGGAAGCACTCAATGCATCTTTACAAGTTGTAAAGCGCCCACAAGATAAATGGTCAGACCCTGAAATTGAGTGGGCCTATTTAAGCTATGAGATAAATGACCTCACCTTCAACGGTGGTCGGTTACGCTTGCCGCTATTTTTAGCCTCTGAGTATTACTATGTCGGCCAAGCCTATACGTGGGCACGTCCACCGCAAGAGGTGTATGACAGTATTCTTGGATTTACCTTCTACGATGGTTTCTCTTTACGCTGGGAAACATCAATCTCCGATGAACTAACCGCGTCGGTAATGCCATTTTATGGCTTTGGTCGTGAAAATAAGACCAAACTAGGCACGTTCGAGCTTATATTTGAAACGGATTATATGGCAGGGCTATCAGCTGAGCTCACAGGCTTTAATTACCGTATTCACTCGGCATATATGCACACCAAGTTTGAACAAAACGGTGCAGCTTCTGAGAAGATGAATATCTTTACTTTGGGTGGGGAATATTCTCTCGATCAGTGGCTATTCATGGCTGAGGTCGAACACGATAAATTACAAACTAACTGGTATGTGTCTGCAGGTTATTCTTATGACGCCTTTACGCCTTATATAACATACGGCCAAAGCCATGACCGTCGATACTCTAAAAGTGTAACGGCTGGGGTGCGTTACGATGTCACACCACAAATATCACTGAATGCGGAATGGCAAGGTGTCTACTTACCTCAAGATCGCTACGACCAAGGCAAAGATGGGCAATTTGTGATTCCACCAATAGCCTTACAAGAAGATAAAGATGTACAAGCCTATACGCTAATGCTGAATTTTGTTTTCTAA
- a CDS encoding PEP-CTERM sorting domain-containing protein: MKLPNTKNTSIVSKIFKALSMSLFFVSFLNVSFVNATTLTVDFPSEDATVVGSVGTITPGEFGYFWSMSRGDSISETFSGTGFHAIDQLALDFEVTQNVLNSGASTLWDVFVNNVLVGGWSWLDTDGVGSVNELYSFAPIIGVGTYDIRMEVTNEVGSGLGSIAIGYPGSATLTSVPEPASISMILLTLAGFGFARKNVKHRF, from the coding sequence ATGAAATTACCGAATACGAAAAACACTTCAATTGTCTCTAAAATATTCAAAGCATTATCAATGTCTTTGTTCTTTGTGTCCTTTCTTAATGTGTCATTTGTGAATGCAACAACACTGACTGTTGATTTTCCTTCTGAGGATGCAACGGTTGTTGGTAGTGTTGGTACCATCACTCCTGGTGAGTTTGGTTACTTTTGGTCAATGTCTCGTGGTGACAGTATTAGCGAAACTTTTTCGGGGACAGGGTTTCATGCTATCGATCAATTAGCACTAGATTTTGAGGTAACCCAAAATGTCTTGAATAGTGGTGCTTCAACACTTTGGGATGTGTTTGTAAATAATGTGTTGGTGGGGGGATGGTCATGGTTAGATACCGATGGCGTTGGCTCAGTCAATGAGCTATACAGTTTTGCCCCTATTATTGGCGTAGGAACATATGATATTCGAATGGAGGTAACAAATGAGGTTGGTAGTGGCCTTGGTTCCATTGCTATTGGTTATCCTGGCTCTGCGACATTGACGAGTGTTCCTGAGCCCGCTTCTATTTCGATGATATTACTTACGCTTGCTGGCTTTGGTTTTGCCCGAAAAAATGTAAAGCATCGCTTTTAA
- a CDS encoding ABC transporter ATP-binding protein has translation MSLTISQVSVSFGKQTVLNNLTIPTIMDGEMVALIGKNGAGKSTLLRQMTTLLRQQLPHQSQQIQYCDRPLTLDDIGYLPQDHRISASITVIELLITTLNLDSTSLMAKKDSARKGLILLEEMGILHLANKNCVDLSGGESQMVGLAQAIINRPRVLLLDEPTSALDMQNQLRLLNYVQHYAKTCNACVLMVIHDLNLAIQYADKIAALHRGELFAFDNPSNAITSQLIWDLFDVDSHIITVDQRPVVVMKSH, from the coding sequence ATGAGTCTAACGATTAGCCAAGTATCGGTATCCTTTGGTAAGCAAACAGTCTTAAATAACCTCACTATTCCCACCATCATGGATGGAGAAATGGTGGCTCTCATTGGTAAGAATGGGGCAGGAAAATCGACGTTATTGCGCCAAATGACCACCTTGCTACGTCAGCAGTTACCGCATCAGTCTCAGCAAATTCAGTATTGTGATCGGCCTTTAACCTTGGATGATATTGGTTACTTACCGCAGGATCATCGTATCAGTGCCAGTATTACTGTGATTGAGTTATTGATCACCACGCTCAATCTTGACTCGACGTCGTTAATGGCGAAAAAAGACAGTGCACGAAAGGGATTAATTCTTTTAGAAGAGATGGGGATCCTGCATTTAGCGAATAAAAACTGTGTTGATTTATCGGGTGGTGAAAGCCAAATGGTTGGGTTAGCACAAGCGATTATCAATCGTCCTAGAGTTTTGTTGTTAGATGAACCTACATCGGCACTGGATATGCAAAACCAGTTACGTTTGCTTAACTATGTTCAGCACTATGCTAAAACCTGTAATGCCTGCGTATTAATGGTGATCCACGATTTGAACCTCGCAATTCAATATGCCGATAAAATTGCGGCCTTGCATCGGGGCGAGTTGTTCGCGTTTGATAACCCAAGTAACGCCATTACCTCGCAATTGATTTGGGATCTTTTTGATGTTGATTCCCACATCATCACGGTTGATCAGCGACCCGTGGTTGTCATGAAAAGCCACTAG
- a CDS encoding FecCD family ABC transporter permease gives MQLELNAHLARNNKKKVALAAFFILSIVCVIADVFIGSQGLAFTEVIQAIFDPSHSAIASKIIVWDIRMPMSLMAPFVGGALALAGAQMQTTLNNPLADPYTFGVSAAAGFGASLVITNVVAIPFIPEQYQIAVMAFVMCLLTTLLIAGISSAKRVSIEGVMLFGVAVMFAYDSLLTMMQYIASETQLQTLVFWQMGSLDRGSWEKIGILAIVLPIVLVIMMKDAWRLSSLKIGTERAEAMGINVKALRMKTLFLVSVITSLSVSFVGAVGFVGLVAPHIARMVLGEDQRFFLPASFLVGAVLLELASIASKAIMPGIILPLTVVMSIVGIPFFIFLIIKKGGRFG, from the coding sequence TTGCAACTTGAGTTAAACGCTCATCTTGCTCGCAATAATAAAAAGAAGGTTGCGTTAGCAGCCTTTTTTATTCTGAGCATAGTGTGCGTGATTGCTGATGTATTCATTGGCTCACAGGGACTGGCCTTCACCGAAGTCATTCAAGCTATTTTCGATCCAAGTCATAGCGCGATAGCCAGCAAAATCATTGTTTGGGACATTCGAATGCCAATGTCGCTGATGGCACCGTTTGTCGGTGGTGCGCTCGCCTTGGCTGGTGCCCAAATGCAGACCACATTGAATAACCCTTTAGCTGACCCCTATACTTTCGGTGTCTCTGCAGCTGCTGGGTTTGGTGCATCTTTAGTGATCACCAATGTTGTGGCGATCCCTTTTATCCCCGAGCAATACCAAATCGCTGTCATGGCATTTGTGATGTGCCTTCTGACAACCTTGCTTATTGCTGGCATATCCTCAGCGAAAAGAGTCTCGATTGAAGGCGTGATGCTATTTGGTGTCGCCGTCATGTTTGCTTACGATAGCCTGTTGACCATGATGCAGTACATCGCCAGTGAGACACAGTTGCAAACCTTAGTCTTTTGGCAAATGGGCTCGTTAGACCGTGGTAGTTGGGAGAAAATAGGCATATTGGCAATTGTGCTACCGATTGTCTTGGTCATCATGATGAAAGATGCATGGCGCTTATCGAGCCTAAAAATAGGTACTGAACGTGCAGAAGCCATGGGAATTAATGTTAAGGCGCTACGGATGAAAACCTTATTCTTAGTGTCTGTGATCACGTCGCTCTCTGTGTCTTTCGTCGGTGCGGTTGGTTTTGTTGGTTTAGTGGCACCGCATATTGCACGGATGGTATTGGGCGAAGATCAGCGCTTCTTCTTACCGGCATCTTTTCTGGTCGGTGCGGTTTTGTTGGAATTAGCGTCCATTGCAAGTAAAGCCATTATGCCGGGGATTATTTTGCCACTGACCGTCGTGATGTCGATTGTGGGGATCCCGTTCTTTATCTTTTTGATTATCAAGAAAGGAGGGCGTTTCGGATGA
- a CDS encoding ABC transporter substrate-binding protein has protein sequence MTKTILTIAVGSLFSTSTFAADYPITVTDVAGRTVTFEHQPEHIALSSARVFPLLEIIYQQDAAKHLVAARDDMRMSAPSMYANYLEQYPSLDTVPVIGKIKSGEFDTERFINLKPKPDLFIVDVSNIKLAQEKGLLEKLEHAGIKTLAIDFRENPLENTVKSVEVVANAVNRAEKGHDFANYYNQHVAAIKHTLDQHPEATTKRVFIERAAGYEASCCRTFATGNMGAYIPFLKATNIAIKPLKGANTGQMSPETVITAQPDVYIMQTTGWINKDGQPTHGIPLGYQPNEEAIQKATQGLMDRSWLKALTAYQNNDVYSIYMPFYNSPYNLVAMEYFAKWLHPEVFTALDPEKTFEEMNLKFGDRHVSGLFGQNNAEAMTK, from the coding sequence ATAACTAAAACAATACTTACTATCGCGGTTGGCTCGCTGTTTTCTACTTCAACTTTCGCTGCTGATTACCCTATAACCGTTACCGATGTCGCAGGAAGGACCGTCACTTTTGAGCATCAACCTGAACATATCGCGTTATCCTCTGCTCGTGTCTTCCCGTTATTAGAAATTATTTACCAGCAAGATGCAGCGAAGCATCTTGTCGCAGCACGTGATGACATGCGCATGTCTGCCCCGAGCATGTATGCAAACTATCTTGAGCAGTATCCATCACTGGATACTGTGCCTGTTATTGGCAAAATTAAATCAGGGGAGTTTGATACCGAGCGCTTCATTAATCTGAAACCCAAACCGGACCTTTTTATCGTTGATGTTTCTAATATCAAGCTGGCACAAGAGAAAGGCTTACTAGAAAAACTTGAGCACGCTGGTATCAAAACCCTCGCGATTGATTTTCGTGAAAACCCACTAGAAAATACGGTTAAATCGGTTGAAGTAGTTGCGAATGCGGTTAATCGTGCAGAAAAAGGTCACGATTTTGCCAATTATTACAACCAGCATGTTGCCGCAATAAAGCACACATTAGATCAACACCCTGAAGCAACAACCAAGCGTGTTTTCATCGAACGTGCAGCGGGTTATGAAGCATCGTGTTGCCGTACATTTGCCACGGGCAATATGGGCGCATACATTCCTTTCTTAAAGGCTACCAACATTGCAATCAAGCCGTTGAAAGGGGCGAATACTGGACAAATGTCACCAGAAACCGTGATTACGGCACAGCCTGATGTTTATATCATGCAGACAACGGGCTGGATCAATAAAGATGGTCAACCTACACATGGGATTCCACTGGGTTATCAGCCAAATGAAGAAGCGATTCAGAAAGCGACACAAGGTTTAATGGACCGTAGTTGGTTGAAAGCGTTAACGGCTTATCAAAATAACGATGTGTATTCTATTTACATGCCGTTCTATAACTCGCCATACAACTTGGTCGCAATGGAATACTTCGCTAAGTGGCTGCATCCTGAAGTCTTCACTGCCTTAGATCCAGAAAAGACATTTGAAGAAATGAACCTAAAATTTGGTGATCGCCACGTTAGCGGTCTGTTTGGTCAAAACAACGCAGAGGCAATGACGAAGTGA